Sequence from the Mycobacterium florentinum genome:
CGGCCGGTCCACCGAGCCGTCGAGGTGCAACAGCACCAGCATCCGCGGCGGTTTGCCCAGGTTATGGACCCGGGCGACGGTTTCTTGCCCGCGGTAGCAGCCCTTGTCCAGGTGGACGGCCCCGGTGCCGGGACCGCCGATCCAGCGCACCTCATGCGGAATCGTGCGTTCGTCGGTGTCGACGCCGAGGCGCGGGCGCACCGCCGCGACCCGGTGGGCCTCGTAGGCCCACACCCCGGCCGGTCGCACGCCGGCCTGCGCGAAGCGGCCTTGCCACTCGGCCGAATCGGCGCGCGGCACCAGCAGGTCGAGCTCGATCTGGCCGGCGGAGGCGGCGGGCATCCGCCGCACGAAGCCGCCTCCGGCTAGTGGAATTGCGACCAGCTCGTCGGGCAGGGCGTCGAGGCCAAGCACGTCGAGAACCGCCCGGTCGGCCAGCCGGGGGCCGATCAGCGACAACACCGCCAGGTCGGCGGCCGCCGGCGTGACGTCCGACCAGAACACCATCTTCGTCAGGTAGCCCAGCAACGGCTCGCCGCGCCAGGGTTCGGTGTCGAGGTAGGTGACGCTGCCGAGTTCGGTCTGCAGCCAGTGGTCCTCGACCCGGCCCTGTCCGTCCAGGCTGAGATTCTGGGTGCTGGCCCCGTCGGGAAGCTCGCTGACGTGCTGGGTCGAGATGTTGTGCAGCCAGCTCTGCCGGTCCGCGCCGGTCAGCGTCAGAACCGCGCGGTGCGAGCGGTCCACCAGCACCGCGTCGGTCTCGGCCGCGCGCTGCTCGCCGAGCGGATCGCCGAAGTGCCAGACCGCGCCGGCGTCGGGTCCGGAATCGGGTGCGGGGACTGCAGTCATGTGCGCCGCTCCTCCTCATCGTTTCGCCCTGCATCGTCGACGGCGCGGGTCACACGTCAACTCTACGGACCGGCGTCCGCCCGGCTGCGCTTGTCGCCGCGGCGGCTAGGCTCTGTCGGCATGGCAGCCCAGACGGGTGTGATCGTCACCCTCGACGGCGAAATACATCCGCCCGGCACCCCGCTCCTGCACGCCGACGACCTCGCGGCCGTCCGCGGTGACGGTGCCTTCGAGACCCTGCTGGTCCGCGACGGCGGGGCCTGTCTGGTCGGGCCCCATTTGCAGCGCCTGACCCAGTCGGCCAAATTCCTGGATCTGCCCGAGCCGGACCTGCCGAATTGGCGGCGCGCGATCGACATCGCCACCCGGGAGTGGGTGGCCGGCTCGTCGGGCGAGGGCGCGTTGCGGTTGATCTACAGCCGGGGTCGCGAGAGCGGTTCGGAGCCCACCGCGTACGTGATGGTCACCGCCGTCCCGGAACGGGTGGAGGTCGTTCGCCGCAATGGGGTAGCGGCGATCACGCTGGACCGGGGACTACCCGCGATCGGTGCCGGCGAGATGCCGTGGTTGTTGGCCGGCGCGAAAACCCTGTCGTACGCGGTGAATATGGCCGCGTTGCGGCACGCCTCCCGACACGGGGCCGGCGACGTGATTTTCGTCAGCTCGGACGGCTACATCCTGGAAGGGCCGCGTTCGACGGTCGTGATCGTCACGGATTCCCATGCGGGCCCGGACAGTAACCTCTGCCTGCTGACGCCGCCGCCCTGGTATCCGATCTTGCGCGGCACCACGCAGCAGGCGCTGTTCGAGGTGGCGCGCAGCAAGGGCTACGACTGCGATTATCGCGCGCTGCGTATCGCGGATTTGCATGCCGCCCAAGGGATCTGGCTGGTATCCAGCATGACCCTGGCCGCGCGCGTGCATACCCTGGATGGTCGTTCGTTGGGTCGCTCACCGATGACCGAGGACTTCGCCCAACTGGTAGACGCGGCGATCGTCAGCGATCGCTGAGCGCTGAATTGTGTTGTCGGCTCGCGCAGCGGCGGGTACGGTCGGCCGTACACAGGAAGGGAGGTGGTCCGCGAAATTGATAGCTTCATGGACATGTGAGGTGGCTACGCGCTAGCTGCATTGGCTTCCGAAGAGCTAGCGATCTACGCGCGCTGGCGAATTCCCCGTAGCCACCCGGCCCCCGAGCTTCCCGGTCTGTCCAACCAGGAACACGGCTCGGGGGCCGTTCCATGTCTTGGGCTGCTATTGATTGGATTTCGCGGCGATCTGCTCGGCGATCTTGCCCGCCTGGCCGGGTGCGGCATTCGGGCCGCACACCGTCACGTCGATGACCCTGGCGCCGTCGGCGTGCAGCACGTGGTGGCAGATTTTGCCGTTGTCTCCCCGGGTGCGCTGCTGGGCGATCTTCGGGACGGTGCCGGTCACGTCCGCGAAGGCCCAGTCAAAGCTGTTGCCGTTGAGCGTCTCGGTCACCGTCTTACCGGCACACGACTTCCACTTGTCCGCGGACTCCTGAACGAAAGCGCTGGCCTTGTCGGGCGACGAGAATTCCGCGACCGTCTCGATGATCCGGTTCGGCGGGTCCTGCCCGGCGGTGTGCACGATGAGTCCGCCCACCGCACCGACGCCGGCGCCCTCATACGCCGCCGCCACGGCGGGTTCGTAGGTTCCCGCGCACGCCGGGTCGGTCAGGGTCCACTTGGGGTTTCGCAGCTGGCTGATCTTTTCGCCGGCCACCACGGTCGGGTCACCCACGATGGCGCCGACTTCGGGTGCACCGACCAAATAGGATTCCAGCTTGCTCGCGTTCGCCGACGGACCCGAATTCGGCGCCGTCGGAGCCGAATTCGAGTTCGACGCCCGGGGAGCCGGCTTGGTCTTGCCGCTCTGCGTGGTCATCACCACCACGATCGCGATCGCGGCGATGACCGCGACTGCGGCACCGCCGATGATGAGCAGCCGCTTGTTCGATCCGCCGGTTGTCGTACCGCCGCTCGCCGCGGCCGGGGCGGTGGCCGCGGTCGCGGCGCTCGCTGCCGGCGCGGGGGCCGACGCGGCGGCCGGGGCCTTCGCGGCGCCGCCCGGCGAACCGTCCTTGGCCTCGATTTCGGCCAGCACATTGTCGATTTCGCTGCGGGTGCGGTATGTGACGTCGTGCCGCAGGCGCAACATGCGCAGCAGTTGCGCGATGTCGCCGCGGGCGCTGGGGTCATCGCCGTCCTCGTCGAGCCCGGACCGCAGCTCGACCAACAGCTGGAGCTGCTGCTGCGGGCTGAGCTCCTTTTCGGCCATCTGGTTGCCCAGCCGGGTGATGTATCCGAACGGCACCGGAGGCTCTTCGGGCAGCGGGTCGGGCAACGGCACGGGCTTGCTGCGCAGCGCGTGCACGGCGGTGACCAACTGGATGCCGGCATCGACCGTCGGCTCCCGGTAGTCGATGATCTGCAATGCGGCAAGGGGATTCACGCGCATGCTGTCGACTTCACCGATGCGCACGGGCAGGATCGGGCGGCCCAGGGCCTGGGCGTAGCGCAGCTCGGCCTGACTCGGCTTGGATTGCAGCCAGTTGCTGGACAGCGCGACGATGAACACCTCGCAGTCGCGGATCTGCTCGAGAATTTTGGCCCACCACGAGTCGCCGCCGCCGAGCTCCTGGTCGAACCACACCTGGTTCTGACCGCGCCGCAGCGCGGTGGTCAGCGCGTCGACCGTCGACCGATCTTGGCTCGAGTAGCTGATGAACAAAGCCATCGCAGTCTCCTAGGGTGAAGCGAAGCGAACGAACTGGGGCGAACGCCTGCCTGCGCGACCCATACGCACATGCGCCGATACCGTATCAGTGTTGGGCCGCTTCAGGATGCGCAAATTTTGCGCGTATTTCCGCGTCGACAATGCCGACCGGTTACCCGTGTCCGCCGTCCTGGGCATGGGCCTCTTCGGGCGGCCGGTATTCGACGTAGCGGCGCGCGAACTCGTCGCCGGGAACCGGCCACTGCTCACCGCCGGATCCCCGCACCACCCAGTCGCCCTCGGCGGCGTTCGTCGGCCCCTCCAGGGTATTGATGGTCTCGCCCGGATAGGCCGGGCGAGCTTGTACCCGCCCCTTGCGTTGCCAGCGCCCATCGCCCGCGGGCTCGTAGGTGTCCCGGAAGATGTCGTCGCGCACCGACCAGACCTTTCCGTCCTCGGAGATCGCCCAGTCGCCGGCATCGGCGCGCATCGTGTGTCCCGAGTCCGACACCCATGTCCATGGCGTGCTGCGTTGTTCGGCGGTCACCGTCCCCACCCGGGTGAAGGACTGCCACAGCGGACGCGACCGGAAGCCCAGCTGGCGCAGGCTCCACAGCGTGCCCGCCAGACTGCGCACCGCCGCGTTGAGCAGATCCGGGTCGCTTTCGACCACCGACCAGTCGACGAGCTTGTTGTGGATCTTGCGCGAGTCGTCGCGCACAGAGCCGTATTTCCAGCCGTTGCGCCGGTAGTAGCGGCACCAGTCCTCGTGCTCTGCCTGGGCCATCTGCAGCGCGGAGTCGTGGTCGAAGCCCATCAGCGCAAGCTGTTCCAGCGGCGCCAACTCTCCCATCTCGCTGCCCGACAGCTGCTGTGGCGGGCTGCCCCAGGTGTTCCAGGTGTGGCCCGCGATCTGCTCGACCATCCACAACGCGTTGCGGACCTGGCGCCGGTTGGAGCCCCGGTAGAACTCGTCGAGCTCGGTCCACGGCACCGATGCGGGCCCCCGCGTCCAAGTTGGGTCGATCGTGGCGACGTAGCGCTCGTGGATCAGCCGCGCCGCGCGCTCCCACGCGTCCTGAACCTGACCCTCCTGGGTGTCGAGCACCAGCGAGTAGGACTGCAGTCGGCCGACGACCTGGATGGAGTCGTCGGTGAGGCTGGTGTTGAGGTCCGAGGCGTAGATCGGCATGTCGGGGAAGCGGGCGGCCAGCCTCGCCGCCGTTGTTCCGGCATGTGCATCGACGAAGATGACCGCGGCGGTGGCGGGGTCGACGTCGCCGATCAGCTTCAGCATGGTCGGTATCGTCGGGGCCTCGGCGACCGCGTCGATCGTCGGCCCCTCGGAGGCGAATCCGGCTTGCTGACGGTGGAACTCGTGGTCGCGCAAGTACTCCTCGGCGTCTCGTTCGACCAGGGTCAGCGCGGGCAGCTCGACCGCGCCGGGCGGAGTGTAGAAGTCGCGTTCCAGCGCGCGTTGGGTCAGGTCCGCACACAGTGCCAGCGTCAATTGTGAAGTGCCACAGACGAACACATGTTTGGTCCGCCCGGTCGCCATGATGCTGTTGAGCAGCCGGCCCGCGGTCACCTCGTATTTGCCGACTACGTCGGCCGCCCATCGGGTGTCGGATCCGCCGAACTGCTGGGCGCGCCACGCCTGGGCCAGCCAGGGATCGTCCATCCGCACGATGAGCGGTAGCCGCCGTTTGTGCGCGATTTCGGCGAGCCGGCGACTGATCAGGTCCAGCCACATCAGGTTGAGCGCCGGGTCGGGTGCCATCAGGTAGAGCCGAGAAAGGCGGCGCCACAGCCGAAGTGACACCCAGGTCGATGGGGTGTTGAAGTCCACCAGCACCACCCGGGCGCCCTGCCGGCGGGCCCGCTGCACGCGATCGTCGCTGGCGCCGGTGAGGACGACCAGGGTGCTGCGCCGGTCCAAGGTGCGCGACACGGCGCTCAGCATCGACTGGGTGTCGCCGTCGATACCGACGACGGCCGTGACGGATTCGGCCCAGTTGGCCCGCATCCGGTCCACCTGGGACCGGAAGACCCCGACCACGGCACCGCCCAATCCGGTGAAGATCGCCGACAGCGCGGCGATCCGGGCCAGTTCCAGGCCCACCGGTGTCGGGTTCGGGCAGGTCTTTCCGCCGACGGAGAAGTCGCCGGTGCCGCCCTTGACCAGGCTGGCCGTCGCCATCAGAGGAGTGAAGAACGCCGGATGGTTGGCGTCGTGACATCCCCAATAGGAGGTCAGCCCGAGAATCGCCGTCATCGGGACCAGGGCTGCGATCAGGGTGAACGAAATACCCACCACCCGGTGGCTGCTGCCCGAGCGGAAGTTCAGCACGGACGCCCAGATGAGCACGGAGACAACGACCAACAGCGTCGGCATCGATCCCGGCCGGCCGAACCAACTCAGCCAGGGTGGGTACGAGTCGTCGATGGAGGGACGCAGATCCAGCACGGCCAGGTAGCCGATCAACAGCACACCGACCGCGGTTACGGCCCAACGCAATATGGGCGAGGGTGTCCTCGGGGGACGCATCCGCCGATCTCCCTTCGCGCGGCGGCACGGACGTCGAACAGTACACGCAAAAGATCGGCCGAAGGCAATGGTTTGGTGCGAGCGCCCAAACACCTACGCGGGCAACAGCACCGGTCAGTACCGCTAGCCGACGAATCGTGACAGCCGCGCCGACAGGTGCGGGACCAGTCCGCCGTCGGCGTCCACCCGCTCCTCGACGTAGGCGAGATCGCCGCCCTCGACGATGCCGTAGAGGCGCTTGGCACCGCCCACCAGAACGCCCGACCGGCTACGCGCCAGGGCATCGGTCACCAGCTCCCACGACGACTGGTTGCGCGGGCGCCCGTAGAAGAGTTCGACGTAGCCGGACGAGTGCGCGAGCAACAGCTCAATGGCCTGGGATTCGCTCGGGTCGTCGGGATCGAGGACAAAACGCCAGAAGCCGGTCTCGCGCAGCCCGGGCTCCTGGTAGTTGCCGTCGGTGTCGAGCCGCCAGGATCTGGCTTCCCAGTTCAGATAATCGCCGCCGTCGTGGGAGACGACGATCTGCTGGCCGAATCGGTAGTCGCCGTCGGGCCCGCGACCCTCGCCCTCGCCGCGCCACACGCCGACCAGCGGCAGCAAGGCCAGCAGCGCGTCGTTGAGGTTGGCGCCTTCGCGCAGGTTCGCGGTGTCGGCCGGGACCGGCAGGTCGTCGAAGGCGGGGATGTTGCGGGCCGCGGTCACCTTGGCGCGCTCGGCGGCGGCAGCAACTGCGCGGTCGCCAGAAGCCGCAGAGCCGGCCGGCCCCTCAGGTTCCTCGTAAGTCACGACTCGTCGGTGATGAGCCGGTAGAGGGTGTACAACGCAAACCAGGAAATGACCACGACTGCCGCGACCAGCATGATCTCGAAGAAGAGCACCACGCTAGCGAGTCTATTCGTCTCGCGCCGTCAACCGCGCCTCCGGGGGATCCCGGCCACGGCATCAGCGGTCAGGCGATCTTGACGTCCACTTCGTGGATACCGGCGCCCGACGGCGCGACGACGGCGTCACCGTTGCCGGCCTTGGACAGGGCACGCAGCGTCCACGCGCCCGGTGCAGCGAAGAACCGGAAGTCACCGGTGGCCGACGCGACGACCTCCGCCGTGAACTCGTCGGACGAGTCCAGCAAGCGGACGAACGCGCCACCGACGGCCTGGCCGTCGCGGTCCACGACGCGGCCGGTGATCACGGTTTCCTTCTCCAGGTCGACGCTGGCCGGCAACGTCTGTCCTTGCCTAGGTGCAGAGCACATATCAGCTTCCCAACTCGATCGGGGCGCCCACCAGGGAGCCGTATTCCGTCCAACTGCCGTCGTAGTTCTTGACGTTCTTGTGCCCGAGTAATTCCTGCAGAACGAACCAGGTGTGCGACGAACGCTCCCCGATTCGGCAGTACGCAATCGTTTCCTTCGTGCCGTCCAGACCGGCGTCGGCGTACAGCTTGGCCAACTCCTCGTCCGACTTGAAGGTGCCGTCCTCATTTGCGGTCCGGCTCCAGGGCACGTTGATCGCTCCCGGAATGTGTCCGGGTCGCTGGCTCTGCTCCTGCGGCAGGTGCGCAGGCGCCAGGATCTTGCCGGAGAACTCGTCGGGGGAGCGCACGTCGACGAGGTTCTTGACGTTGATGGCCGCGATCACCTCGTCCCGGAACGCCCGGATCGTGTTGTCCGGTGGCGCCGCGGTGTACGAGGTGGCCGGCCTGCTGACGGTGTCGGCGGTCAGCGGGCGCCCGTCGAGCTCCCACTTCTTGCGGCCGCCGTCGAGCAGCTTGACGTTGTCGTGGCCGTAGAGCTTGAAGTACCAGTAGGCGTAGGCGGCGAACCAGTTGTTGTTGCCGCCGTAGAGGATCACGGTGTCGTCGTTGGAGATGCCGCGGTCGGACAGCAGTTTGGAGAACTGCTGGGCGTCGACGAAATCGCGCTTGACCTGGTCCTGCAGGTCGGTGCGCCAGTCGAGCCTGACCGCGCCGGCGATGTGGCCTCCGTCGTACGCACTGGTGTCCTCGTCGACCTCGACGAACACGACGTTCGCGGTGTCGAGATTTTTTTCAGCCCACTCGGCGGAGACCAGGACGTCGGAGCGTGCCATGGTTGGGGATCCTTTCGATTACTTGCGATGAACTGCGGTTACGCCGGACCGGCGGTCGGTCGTAAGCGAACCACGAGCGGATAAAGCTGGCAGCCTAGGCAGATGCCGAAGGCCGCATTCAGGAACGCCGCCACCAGAGCGAACGCCGTCGCGACGACGCCCACCAGGGGCGCGCCGACGGCGAATCCGGCAGTACCGACGATCGCGAAGATCAGCCCGACCAGTTGGGCGAATTTCAGGGAAGCCACCGGCTCGCGCTCTTTGACCGGGCCCAGCCGGGGGGCCACCAGGGTGGCGAACAGCCGGCCGTAGGGGTGCCGGCGCGGGCCGCCGAGAGCACCGATCGCGAAAACCACGGCCTGCAGCCCCAGGATGATCGCGGCCGCCAGTGGGCTCGGCGCCGAGACGATCAGCGTCGCGACCAGCACCGCAGTGGTGACCCACGCGGCGAACCGGGGTCCACGAACGTCGACACGGTCCAGCTGGGCGGTGGGATTACTGCTTGACACGAAGGACTCCTAATTGCCTGTTGCACGGAAAAGTGGAGACATGCCACGGTGGGTTCCGGGCTGTCCGAGTGCTGCGCGGGCGGGCGCGGCTACTCAGCAGCTACAGCAACAGCGACAACAACAACCCGCGATGCGGCACAGATCGACTGCGCGACGCCTGGTGAGCATGGGCTCCATGCGGGATGACACGTCGGTCAGCTTACCCAATGACATCGCGATCAAGCCAACAGCGGTTCGAGCGCGGAGCGCAGATCGGCGGCCTTGGGGACGCCCGATGCCCGGTAACGCTGGCGTCCGTCGACGTCGAAAATCAAGGTCGTCGGCAACGACAGCACCGAAAAGCGGCGTGCGGCTGCGGGGTTGGCGTCGATGTCGACCTCAACATGTGCCACATCGCCCATGTTGTCGCACACCTGATCGACGACCCGGCGCACCCGATCGCAGGGTCCGCACCACGGTGCGCTGAAATGCACCACGGTCGGCCCGGTGCTGGACAGACCCAGGTCCGCGGTGTCGGCGCCGGCGCCTTGGGCGGGCTCGGAGTCAACTTGTTTGATGCTTCCGGAGCGCCGGGTCATCAACCAGCCGACGACTGCCGCCAGCGCTAAAGCCGCAACGATCGCGACGACCACGGTTGTCATAGTTGGTTAAACCCTTCGAGGGTCACGGTTACTCCCGTGGTGATGCCTTCGATGATCACGTCCGAGCCGCGTGCCCCCACGGTGCGCGGCGCCACGCCGAACGGAAGCCGCTGATTGGGCATTCTGGCCGTGAAGACGCGCAGCACGGCGTCGCGCTTGTCGTCCGGAACCGTTTGGTTGGCGGTGTCGGGTCCGGTGAGGACGCCGGTCGGGGTGAACACGAGTGTCGCCGGGTCATCGGGCGCAATCGAAAGATCCACCGAGACGCTCACCCGGTGGTCGAAGTTGGCCGATTTCGGGGTGCCGCTGAACACCAGCCCGCGGTTCCCGGAGATGCCCGATTCGGTGGTGCCCCCGGTGGCGTCGTTGGTCTCGGCGGGTGGCGCCTCCACCATCAGGTCGTCCATGCCGAGGTATCGGCCCAAGTGCGTCGAGTCGAGGATGATGCGGCTCTCCAGCTTGCCCACCGGCAGCTTCGCATCGGGTCTGATCAGCCACGACGCGTAGGTCAGGTCGATCGAGTGCATGGTGGCTTCGAGGGTGGCCTTGCCCGTCGGTGCGTGATCGATGCCGTTTGCCTTGATTTCCAGCTCGTTGTAATGGCGGCGCAGTGCCTCCGGGACAAAGGGAAAGGCCAGGATGGCCACGAACGGATCCGACCCCAGATTTGCCGCCTGGCGCACGCTGCGGGAGAGGTGGTATTCGGCGTAGATGCTGGCCCCGTAGTCCACACCGACGGCGCCGACGGCGATCACCGCCACGGCCGACACCGTGGCGATCACACTGATCAGCACCCTGCGCATCCGCATATTGTGGCGCAGTTCGGCGTGGCGCGCGGCAGGGGATTCGGGTCCGGATAACCTCGTGGCGGGGCTCACAGTAGCTACCAAGGACACGCACAAAGGCCAGGTAGCACGTTATCGTTAGGTGGCCTGGCCACTAACGCGACGTGGCTTTGTGAATTTGGGAGATGCCTTTCCCACGAGCTGAAGGGGCTTGTTGGAGCTACTACTACTCACCTCTGAGCTGCACCCGGACCCGGTCCTGCCGTCGCTGTCGTTGCTTCCCCACACCGTGCGGACAGCGCCGCCCGAGCCCTCCTCACTCCTGGAGGCGGGGACCGCGGACGCGGTGCTGGTTGACGCGCGCACCGATCTGTCGGCCGCGCGCGGGCTTTGCCGTCTGTTGAGCACCGCGGGCCGGTCGGTCCCGGTGGTGGCGGTCGTCGCCGAGGGTGGACTGGTAGCGGTCAGCGCTGACTGGGGGCTGGACGAGATCCTGCTGCCCGGCACCGGGCCCGCGGAGGTCGACGCGCGGATTCGGCTGGTGGTGGGCCGCCGCGGTGGGCTGGCCGACCAGGAAAGCGCGGGCAAGGTCAGCCTCGGCGAGCTGGTGATCGACGAAGGCACCTACACCGCGCGGCTGCGCGGCCGCCCGCTCGATTTGACCTACAAAGAGTTCGAGCTGCTGAAGTACCTGGCTCAACATGCGGGCCGGGTGTTCACCCGCGCCCAGCTGCTGCACGAAGTGTGGGGATACGACTTCTTCGGTGGCACCCGGACCGTCGATGTGCACGTGCGCCGGTTGCGGGCCAAACTCGGTCCCGAGTACGAGGCGCTGATCGGCACGGTCCGCAACGTGGGCTACAAGGCCGTTCGCCCGGCGCGCGGCCGCGCACCGATCCCGCAGCCCGACGACGCCGAAAGCGACGAGACCGACTCCGAGAGTCTGCAAGACCCGCTAGCCGACCCGCTCCGCAGTCAGTGACATGGTCGGACCGGGGGCCTGACTGGCGCTCCGCGCTGACCGCCGAAGAGCAGCAAGGTGTGCGTGAATTGGTCGCGGCGGCAACAGAA
This genomic interval carries:
- a CDS encoding nitrobindin family protein codes for the protein MTYEEPEGPAGSAASGDRAVAAAAERAKVTAARNIPAFDDLPVPADTANLREGANLNDALLALLPLVGVWRGEGEGRGPDGDYRFGQQIVVSHDGGDYLNWEARSWRLDTDGNYQEPGLRETGFWRFVLDPDDPSESQAIELLLAHSSGYVELFYGRPRNQSSWELVTDALARSRSGVLVGGAKRLYGIVEGGDLAYVEERVDADGGLVPHLSARLSRFVG
- the lmeA gene encoding mannan chain length control protein LmeA; translation: MRMRRVLISVIATVSAVAVIAVGAVGVDYGASIYAEYHLSRSVRQAANLGSDPFVAILAFPFVPEALRRHYNELEIKANGIDHAPTGKATLEATMHSIDLTYASWLIRPDAKLPVGKLESRIILDSTHLGRYLGMDDLMVEAPPAETNDATGGTTESGISGNRGLVFSGTPKSANFDHRVSVSVDLSIAPDDPATLVFTPTGVLTGPDTANQTVPDDKRDAVLRVFTARMPNQRLPFGVAPRTVGARGSDVIIEGITTGVTVTLEGFNQL
- a CDS encoding RyR domain-containing protein, whose protein sequence is MRWAVTAVGVLLIGYLAVLDLRPSIDDSYPPWLSWFGRPGSMPTLLVVVSVLIWASVLNFRSGSSHRVVGISFTLIAALVPMTAILGLTSYWGCHDANHPAFFTPLMATASLVKGGTGDFSVGGKTCPNPTPVGLELARIAALSAIFTGLGGAVVGVFRSQVDRMRANWAESVTAVVGIDGDTQSMLSAVSRTLDRRSTLVVLTGASDDRVQRARRQGARVVLVDFNTPSTWVSLRLWRRLSRLYLMAPDPALNLMWLDLISRRLAEIAHKRRLPLIVRMDDPWLAQAWRAQQFGGSDTRWAADVVGKYEVTAGRLLNSIMATGRTKHVFVCGTSQLTLALCADLTQRALERDFYTPPGAVELPALTLVERDAEEYLRDHEFHRQQAGFASEGPTIDAVAEAPTIPTMLKLIGDVDPATAAVIFVDAHAGTTAARLAARFPDMPIYASDLNTSLTDDSIQVVGRLQSYSLVLDTQEGQVQDAWERAARLIHERYVATIDPTWTRGPASVPWTELDEFYRGSNRRQVRNALWMVEQIAGHTWNTWGSPPQQLSGSEMGELAPLEQLALMGFDHDSALQMAQAEHEDWCRYYRRNGWKYGSVRDDSRKIHNKLVDWSVVESDPDLLNAAVRSLAGTLWSLRQLGFRSRPLWQSFTRVGTVTAEQRSTPWTWVSDSGHTMRADAGDWAISEDGKVWSVRDDIFRDTYEPAGDGRWQRKGRVQARPAYPGETINTLEGPTNAAEGDWVVRGSGGEQWPVPGDEFARRYVEYRPPEEAHAQDGGHG
- a CDS encoding Ms5788A family Cys-rich leader peptide — translated: MSLGKLTDVSSRMEPMLTRRRAVDLCRIAGCCCRCCCSC
- a CDS encoding winged helix-turn-helix transcriptional regulator; translation: MLELLLLTSELHPDPVLPSLSLLPHTVRTAPPEPSSLLEAGTADAVLVDARTDLSAARGLCRLLSTAGRSVPVVAVVAEGGLVAVSADWGLDEILLPGTGPAEVDARIRLVVGRRGGLADQESAGKVSLGELVIDEGTYTARLRGRPLDLTYKEFELLKYLAQHAGRVFTRAQLLHEVWGYDFFGGTRTVDVHVRRLRAKLGPEYEALIGTVRNVGYKAVRPARGRAPIPQPDDAESDETDSESLQDPLADPLRSQ
- a CDS encoding DUF4395 domain-containing protein codes for the protein MSSSNPTAQLDRVDVRGPRFAAWVTTAVLVATLIVSAPSPLAAAIILGLQAVVFAIGALGGPRRHPYGRLFATLVAPRLGPVKEREPVASLKFAQLVGLIFAIVGTAGFAVGAPLVGVVATAFALVAAFLNAAFGICLGCQLYPLVVRLRPTAGPA
- a CDS encoding thioredoxin family protein, yielding MTTVVVAIVAALALAAVVGWLMTRRSGSIKQVDSEPAQGAGADTADLGLSSTGPTVVHFSAPWCGPCDRVRRVVDQVCDNMGDVAHVEVDIDANPAAARRFSVLSLPTTLIFDVDGRQRYRASGVPKAADLRSALEPLLA
- a CDS encoding sensor domain-containing protein, producing MALFISYSSQDRSTVDALTTALRRGQNQVWFDQELGGGDSWWAKILEQIRDCEVFIVALSSNWLQSKPSQAELRYAQALGRPILPVRIGEVDSMRVNPLAALQIIDYREPTVDAGIQLVTAVHALRSKPVPLPDPLPEEPPVPFGYITRLGNQMAEKELSPQQQLQLLVELRSGLDEDGDDPSARGDIAQLLRMLRLRHDVTYRTRSEIDNVLAEIEAKDGSPGGAAKAPAAASAPAPAASAATAATAPAAASGGTTTGGSNKRLLIIGGAAVAVIAAIAIVVVMTTQSGKTKPAPRASNSNSAPTAPNSGPSANASKLESYLVGAPEVGAIVGDPTVVAGEKISQLRNPKWTLTDPACAGTYEPAVAAAYEGAGVGAVGGLIVHTAGQDPPNRIIETVAEFSSPDKASAFVQESADKWKSCAGKTVTETLNGNSFDWAFADVTGTVPKIAQQRTRGDNGKICHHVLHADGARVIDVTVCGPNAAPGQAGKIAEQIAAKSNQ
- the ygfZ gene encoding CAF17-like 4Fe-4S cluster assembly/insertion protein YgfZ, yielding MTAVPAPDSGPDAGAVWHFGDPLGEQRAAETDAVLVDRSHRAVLTLTGADRQSWLHNISTQHVSELPDGASTQNLSLDGQGRVEDHWLQTELGSVTYLDTEPWRGEPLLGYLTKMVFWSDVTPAAADLAVLSLIGPRLADRAVLDVLGLDALPDELVAIPLAGGGFVRRMPAASAGQIELDLLVPRADSAEWQGRFAQAGVRPAGVWAYEAHRVAAVRPRLGVDTDERTIPHEVRWIGGPGTGAVHLDKGCYRGQETVARVHNLGKPPRMLVLLHLDGSVDRPSTGDAVLAGGRALGRLGTVVDHVDLGPIALALLKRGLPADTELTTGPEASVAAVIDADSLPPSEQIGAGRLAVERLRGGAR
- a CDS encoding sulfurtransferase; translated protein: MARSDVLVSAEWAEKNLDTANVVFVEVDEDTSAYDGGHIAGAVRLDWRTDLQDQVKRDFVDAQQFSKLLSDRGISNDDTVILYGGNNNWFAAYAYWYFKLYGHDNVKLLDGGRKKWELDGRPLTADTVSRPATSYTAAPPDNTIRAFRDEVIAAINVKNLVDVRSPDEFSGKILAPAHLPQEQSQRPGHIPGAINVPWSRTANEDGTFKSDEELAKLYADAGLDGTKETIAYCRIGERSSHTWFVLQELLGHKNVKNYDGSWTEYGSLVGAPIELGS
- a CDS encoding DUF1416 domain-containing protein, whose amino-acid sequence is MCSAPRQGQTLPASVDLEKETVITGRVVDRDGQAVGGAFVRLLDSSDEFTAEVVASATGDFRFFAAPGAWTLRALSKAGNGDAVVAPSGAGIHEVDVKIA
- a CDS encoding aminodeoxychorismate lyase, whose protein sequence is MIVTLDGEIHPPGTPLLHADDLAAVRGDGAFETLLVRDGGACLVGPHLQRLTQSAKFLDLPEPDLPNWRRAIDIATREWVAGSSGEGALRLIYSRGRESGSEPTAYVMVTAVPERVEVVRRNGVAAITLDRGLPAIGAGEMPWLLAGAKTLSYAVNMAALRHASRHGAGDVIFVSSDGYILEGPRSTVVIVTDSHAGPDSNLCLLTPPPWYPILRGTTQQALFEVARSKGYDCDYRALRIADLHAAQGIWLVSSMTLAARVHTLDGRSLGRSPMTEDFAQLVDAAIVSDR